A genomic window from Bacillota bacterium includes:
- a CDS encoding DUF502 domain-containing protein, whose product MRKVQTFFVTGLIVFIPLAFTVVFLRFVFNLIDGILHDPVRAVLGRDVPGLGAAASLIIILGLGALAANILGKRLIALGEYAISRTPLAGSIYVTVKQIVDTFLHADRSPFRRVCLIEWPRREIYCIAFVTGETPQSCSGRTGGLLSVYIPTTPNPTSGFLVLVPGEDVQILDISVEEGIKMVVSGGILTPEQARNMAGGQPVGGNG is encoded by the coding sequence TTGCGCAAGGTCCAGACTTTCTTCGTAACAGGACTGATCGTTTTCATACCCCTCGCTTTCACCGTCGTTTTCCTCAGGTTTGTATTCAACCTCATCGACGGTATACTTCACGATCCGGTGAGGGCCGTGCTGGGCCGGGACGTCCCCGGCCTCGGGGCGGCGGCAAGCCTCATCATAATCCTCGGGCTTGGCGCGCTTGCAGCCAACATCCTTGGGAAGCGACTCATTGCGCTGGGCGAATACGCTATCTCCCGCACCCCGCTCGCGGGGTCGATATACGTCACCGTGAAGCAGATAGTCGACACCTTCCTTCACGCCGACAGGAGCCCGTTCCGCCGGGTGTGTCTCATCGAGTGGCCGAGACGGGAGATATACTGCATCGCGTTCGTGACGGGCGAGACCCCCCAGTCGTGCTCGGGCCGGACTGGGGGGCTTCTCAGCGTGTACATTCCTACTACTCCGAATCCGACCTCGGGTTTCCTGGTGCTCGTTCCGGGTGAGGACGTACAGATCCTCGACATCTCCGTCGAGGAAGGGATAAAGATGGTGGTTTCGGGGGGTATACTTACTCCGGAGCAGGCGCGGAACATGGCGGGAGGGCAGCCGGTTGGCGGGAACGGCTGA
- a CDS encoding PhoH family protein: MIEKAFKVRVATRGNEITLSGPPEEVESASKVIEQVMRMAKRGSVSPQQVRYVMDTSRTGSIEKVAELADGAIIITARGKQIKPRTLGQRQYIQAIRDNALVFGIGPAGTGKTYLAVSMAVAAFRNRDFSRIVLTRPAVEAGERLGFLPGTLEEKVNPYLRPLYDALFDVLGVDTFEKYMSRGLIEVAPLAYMRGRTLDDSFVILDEAQNSTPEQMKMFLTRLGIGSKAVVTGDITQVDLPKGTESGLEHVRQVLKGVDGIRFVYLSDQDVVRHELVQKIVQAYERFEKRQTAGEGS; encoded by the coding sequence ATGATCGAGAAGGCGTTCAAGGTCAGGGTCGCCACACGCGGAAACGAGATCACCCTCAGCGGGCCCCCCGAGGAGGTGGAGTCCGCTTCCAAAGTCATCGAGCAGGTAATGCGCATGGCGAAAAGGGGTTCGGTCTCGCCCCAGCAGGTGCGCTACGTCATGGACACATCGAGGACAGGCTCCATAGAGAAGGTGGCGGAGCTTGCCGACGGCGCTATAATCATCACGGCCAGGGGGAAGCAGATAAAGCCCCGTACGCTGGGGCAAAGGCAATACATCCAGGCGATCCGCGATAACGCGCTCGTGTTCGGCATCGGCCCTGCCGGCACCGGCAAGACGTACCTCGCGGTTTCCATGGCGGTGGCCGCGTTCCGGAACAGGGATTTCAGCAGGATCGTGCTCACGAGACCTGCGGTGGAGGCCGGTGAGAGGCTCGGGTTTCTCCCGGGCACCCTCGAGGAGAAGGTGAACCCGTATCTGAGGCCGCTTTACGATGCGCTTTTCGACGTACTCGGCGTGGACACTTTCGAGAAGTACATGTCGCGGGGGCTCATCGAGGTCGCGCCGCTCGCTTACATGAGAGGCAGGACGCTCGACGACTCGTTCGTCATCCTCGATGAGGCGCAGAACTCGACCCCCGAACAGATGAAGATGTTTCTGACGAGGCTCGGGATAGGCTCCAAGGCCGTGGTGACGGGCGACATTACCCAGGTCGACCTGCCCAAAGGAACCGAGTCCGGCCTCGAACACGTCAGGCAGGTGCTGAAGGGAGTAGATGGCATCAGGTTCGTGTACCTTTCCGACCAGGACGTCGTCCGCCACGAACTGGTGCAGAAGATAGTCCAGGCGTACGAGAGGTTTGAGAAGAGACAGACAGCCGGGGAGGGGTCGTAG
- the yqfD gene encoding sporulation protein YqfD translates to MIAFKAWRLVSGYVTIEIRGRVIERFVNLAMRNGVTLSNLRRGPESLVADVSARGFRILRRVARKTRCSIRIRKKHGLPFFLKRWRGRHAFIAGLLVCAVVIWLVSSRVWFIEVAGAGSDEAGREVLRAAAECGLKVGVPVSRLDSREIELGILSRVDHVSWVRLRFQGTRVIIDVIEKTLPPAPVDDPNTPANIVARVGGTVARVLVFMGEPAVKEGDSVVAGQVLIEGRLKGPPAPAPPTPPGAPPPPPKTIDRAVRARGQVMARVTRSVEVTEEYAQRVKERSGKTYTRGVIRIAGRDIIWKGRKPVPFAEHEKASRVTPLIWRNIPLPVERITETYYEIVPRRIELGREEARLSARDKALSAVRLELPQDADVVDVSAESHEGDSAVSVRVSITTLEDIGVSALMR, encoded by the coding sequence ATGATAGCCTTTAAGGCGTGGCGCCTGGTTTCAGGCTACGTGACCATCGAGATCAGGGGGCGGGTGATCGAACGCTTCGTCAACCTGGCGATGCGCAACGGGGTCACGCTTTCGAACCTGCGCCGCGGGCCTGAGTCGCTGGTAGCCGACGTCAGCGCCCGCGGCTTTCGCATTCTCAGGCGGGTTGCCAGGAAGACCCGGTGCAGCATACGCATCAGGAAGAAGCACGGCTTGCCGTTCTTCCTGAAGAGGTGGCGTGGCCGGCACGCCTTCATTGCCGGACTGCTGGTGTGCGCCGTTGTGATATGGCTGGTGTCCTCGCGCGTGTGGTTCATCGAGGTTGCGGGCGCGGGTAGCGACGAGGCCGGCCGCGAGGTGCTCCGCGCCGCCGCGGAATGCGGGCTGAAGGTGGGTGTGCCCGTTTCGAGGCTCGATTCCAGGGAAATCGAACTCGGGATACTCTCGAGGGTCGATCACGTTTCATGGGTGAGGTTGAGGTTCCAGGGCACAAGGGTTATCATCGATGTAATAGAGAAGACGCTGCCCCCTGCGCCGGTGGACGACCCGAATACCCCCGCCAACATAGTCGCGCGCGTCGGTGGGACCGTGGCCAGGGTTCTCGTGTTCATGGGGGAGCCCGCAGTTAAAGAAGGGGACAGCGTCGTGGCCGGACAGGTGCTCATCGAGGGCAGGCTGAAGGGCCCCCCTGCGCCGGCGCCGCCCACCCCGCCGGGCGCTCCGCCGCCCCCGCCGAAGACGATCGACAGGGCGGTGCGGGCACGTGGCCAGGTCATGGCCAGGGTCACGAGGTCGGTTGAGGTTACAGAAGAGTACGCACAGCGGGTAAAGGAGCGAAGCGGTAAGACGTATACGCGGGGTGTCATCAGGATCGCGGGTAGGGACATAATATGGAAGGGGAGAAAGCCCGTGCCTTTCGCCGAGCACGAGAAGGCATCCAGGGTGACCCCCTTGATCTGGAGGAATATACCCCTACCTGTCGAACGCATTACTGAAACCTATTACGAAATAGTCCCGCGAAGAATTGAATTGGGCCGCGAGGAGGCGAGGCTTTCCGCGAGAGACAAGGCTCTCTCCGCGGTGAGGCTCGAACTCCCGCAGGACGCGGACGTGGTCGATGTTTCTGCCGAATCACACGAAGGAGATTCGGCAGTAAGTGTCAGGGTGTCGATTACGACACTCGAGGACATCGGCGTTTCCGCCCTGATGAGGTAG
- a CDS encoding GatB/YqeY domain-containing protein — protein sequence MSIKDRLMEDMKAAMKAREEGKTRLSVIRLARAAIKNAEVDQMKQLDDAGVIPVLAREVKQRRDAIAEYRNLGRQDAVEALEEEIAILMEYLPEQLSEDDVRKTAEEAIREVGARGPADLGKVMGVLMPKVRGKADGRLVNQVVRSLLEDVGKNG from the coding sequence GTGAGCATCAAGGACAGGCTGATGGAAGACATGAAGGCGGCGATGAAGGCGCGCGAGGAGGGTAAGACCAGGCTTTCCGTCATTAGACTAGCGCGCGCCGCCATCAAGAACGCCGAAGTCGACCAGATGAAGCAGCTCGACGACGCCGGCGTCATACCGGTGCTCGCCCGCGAGGTAAAACAGCGGCGCGACGCCATCGCCGAATACAGGAACCTGGGCAGGCAGGATGCCGTCGAGGCCCTGGAAGAAGAGATCGCCATCCTGATGGAGTACCTCCCCGAGCAGTTGTCGGAGGATGACGTGAGGAAGACCGCCGAGGAGGCCATCCGCGAGGTCGGCGCCAGGGGACCGGCCGACCTCGGCAAGGTGATGGGGGTACTCATGCCGAAGGTCCGCGGTAAGGCGGACGGCAGGCTCGTCAATCAGGTGGTCAGGTCTTTGCTGGAGGACGTGGGCAAGAACGGTTGA
- a CDS encoding nodulation protein NfeD, which yields MRRFALGIALAAAFAMAAGAFAAAFPEAAEQPNPQVYVVELNGAVEQALARYVTRVFDTAEREKAAAVIVEISTPGGRIDSAIAIKDRIVRSPVKTIAYVRDHAWSAGALITLSAEKVAMAPGSSIGSAEPRPLDEKVLSAWRAELESTAERRRRDPKLAAGMADAGIEIPGVKEKGKLLNLTWKRALELGISDATAADRDEVLASFGLQGARVVTERQTPAERLARFVSNPIVAPVILTIGFLGMVVEAMTPGFGIPGLVGLSAFALYFGGQAAAGAAGWEVAALFLLGVLLLTVEAFMPGFGVFGFSGIASMILSIYFAIARSGQGIEMLLIAVAASALALLVAVRFGLRRGIWRRLTLASTLSGTSARGPGEPGQVPESLAGKTGIALTHLRPAGVVEIDGMRVDVITRGEFIDRGQTVYVLEDSGGTVVVTFGDGQRDDTPGKPGRIRASYPRR from the coding sequence ATGAGGAGGTTTGCGCTGGGCATAGCGCTCGCTGCGGCGTTCGCGATGGCGGCCGGCGCTTTCGCTGCGGCGTTTCCGGAGGCCGCTGAGCAGCCGAATCCGCAGGTGTACGTGGTGGAACTGAACGGCGCCGTCGAACAGGCGCTCGCGCGATACGTGACCAGGGTGTTCGATACCGCGGAGAGGGAGAAGGCCGCCGCGGTTATCGTGGAGATATCGACGCCGGGCGGGCGGATCGATTCCGCCATTGCCATCAAGGACAGGATCGTGCGGTCGCCCGTGAAGACCATAGCGTACGTCAGGGACCACGCGTGGTCGGCGGGGGCCCTGATAACCCTGTCGGCGGAGAAGGTGGCCATGGCCCCGGGGTCGAGCATCGGTTCCGCGGAACCCAGGCCCCTCGATGAAAAAGTGTTGTCGGCGTGGCGGGCGGAGCTGGAGTCGACGGCCGAACGGCGCCGCAGGGACCCGAAGCTCGCCGCCGGAATGGCCGACGCCGGAATCGAGATCCCCGGCGTCAAGGAAAAGGGGAAGCTCCTGAACCTGACATGGAAGCGCGCGCTGGAGCTCGGCATCTCCGACGCGACTGCCGCCGACCGCGACGAGGTGCTCGCGTCCTTTGGGCTCCAGGGGGCGAGGGTCGTCACGGAGCGGCAGACGCCGGCCGAGAGACTGGCGAGGTTCGTGAGTAACCCCATCGTGGCGCCGGTGATCCTCACCATTGGATTCCTCGGCATGGTTGTCGAGGCGATGACGCCAGGCTTCGGCATTCCAGGATTGGTCGGGCTTTCGGCGTTCGCACTGTACTTCGGTGGGCAAGCGGCTGCGGGCGCGGCGGGATGGGAGGTCGCGGCCCTGTTCCTCCTGGGTGTTCTCCTGTTGACTGTGGAGGCGTTCATGCCCGGTTTCGGCGTATTCGGTTTCAGCGGGATCGCCAGCATGATCCTGAGCATATACTTCGCCATCGCGCGGAGCGGGCAGGGGATCGAGATGCTCCTCATAGCGGTGGCCGCCAGCGCCCTCGCATTGCTCGTGGCGGTGAGGTTCGGCCTAAGGCGGGGCATCTGGCGGAGGCTGACCCTCGCGTCCACGCTCAGCGGGACTTCGGCCAGGGGACCGGGAGAACCCGGCCAGGTCCCCGAATCGCTGGCCGGAAAGACAGGCATAGCGCTGACCCACCTCAGGCCCGCGGGCGTGGTGGAGATCGATGGGATGCGGGTCGACGTGATCACCAGGGGCGAGTTCATCGACCGCGGGCAGACGGTGTACGTGTTGGAGGATTCCGGCGGGACGGTCGTGGTCACGTTCGGAGACGGACAACGGGATGATACCCCCGGCAAACCGGGCAGGATTCGGGCAAGCTATCCAAGGAGGTAG
- the floA gene encoding flotillin-like protein FloA (flotillin-like protein involved in membrane lipid rafts): MLIVIAIAFIGLSLIFSFVPLGLYISARAAGVRIDLVTLIGMRLRRVPPAKIITPLIKAIKGGIDVNVNSLEAHFLAGGNVDRVVNALIAAQRAEIPLGFERAAAIDLAGRDVLQAVQMSVNPRVIETPTVAAVAKDGIELKAKARVTVRANIDRLVGGAGEETVIARVGEGIVTTIGSSTSHKEVLENPDSISRTVLNKGLDAGTAFEILSIDIADVDVGDNIGARLETDRAEADKRIAQAKAEERRAMAIAHEQEMIALVQEQRAKVVEAEAEVPRALAEALREGNLGVLDYYQMQNIMADTHMRNAISKAGPRPESQGIDKK, from the coding sequence ATGTTGATAGTGATCGCGATAGCGTTCATCGGCCTCTCGCTCATTTTCAGCTTCGTTCCCCTGGGCCTCTATATCTCGGCGCGCGCGGCGGGCGTCAGGATAGACCTCGTGACCCTTATAGGCATGAGACTCCGCAGGGTCCCGCCGGCGAAGATCATCACGCCGCTGATCAAGGCCATCAAGGGGGGAATCGACGTCAACGTGAACAGCCTCGAGGCGCACTTCCTCGCGGGCGGTAACGTCGACAGGGTGGTCAACGCGTTGATCGCGGCGCAGAGAGCGGAAATCCCGCTCGGGTTCGAACGGGCCGCCGCGATAGACCTGGCCGGGCGCGACGTGCTTCAAGCGGTGCAGATGAGCGTCAACCCGAGGGTCATCGAGACGCCCACGGTGGCGGCCGTGGCGAAGGACGGCATCGAGCTCAAGGCGAAGGCGCGCGTGACGGTCCGCGCAAACATCGACCGCCTGGTCGGCGGCGCCGGCGAGGAAACGGTCATAGCCAGGGTCGGTGAGGGCATCGTCACGACCATCGGTTCGTCGACTAGCCACAAGGAAGTGCTCGAGAACCCCGACAGCATATCTCGAACCGTGTTGAACAAGGGGCTGGATGCGGGCACGGCGTTCGAGATTCTGTCCATCGACATCGCGGACGTCGACGTCGGCGACAACATAGGCGCGCGGCTCGAGACCGACCGCGCCGAGGCCGACAAGCGCATCGCCCAGGCCAAGGCCGAGGAAAGGCGCGCGATGGCCATCGCGCACGAGCAGGAGATGATAGCCCTCGTGCAGGAGCAGAGGGCCAAAGTGGTCGAGGCGGAGGCCGAGGTACCCAGAGCGCTGGCGGAGGCGCTACGGGAGGGCAACCTCGGCGTGCTCGACTACTACCAGATGCAGAACATCATGGCGGACACGCATATGAGAAACGCGATATCCAAGGCAGGCCCGAGGCCCGAGAGCCAGGGCATCGACAAGAAGTAG
- the yqfC gene encoding sporulation protein YqfC: MERKGGRIRNRIAGALELPGDVVLDLPRITLIGNVEMSVENHRGLIEYSPECVVIGFGEGQITIRGEELKIGSIVPDEITLTGRICSIGLEG, from the coding sequence GTGGAGCGGAAAGGGGGACGGATAAGGAATAGGATCGCCGGCGCGCTCGAACTGCCCGGCGATGTCGTGCTGGACCTGCCCCGTATAACCCTCATCGGGAACGTGGAAATGAGCGTGGAGAACCACAGGGGCCTGATCGAGTACTCACCCGAGTGTGTGGTGATCGGCTTTGGAGAAGGCCAGATAACCATAAGGGGCGAGGAACTGAAGATCGGCAGCATCGTTCCCGACGAGATTACGTTGACCGGCCGGATATGCTCTATCGGCCTTGAGGGGTAA
- a CDS encoding HDIG domain-containing protein: MSLLRLLREPGRIYPGGPRATLRRWVWSALAFVILTIVFLNSMTPERLSLQAGRPAPKNITATRDFVDRAATDRLRAEKVAEVAAIYDVDRRISVEVEKNISAVFDKAISLSEDHYAQIQRRVEDFRNASGVSIPPLYAEALLRAGSEKIADVKVSAIGAARKVMDSGVHVDSYSASLAQVDYELQQYRLPEEFKSVASAIVKGYIRPNRFINEAETAARRKRAADSVQPVKVFKDDIIVKKNEVVTEEHLRLMREGGISSAGIGFRTVVSSIILSLLLVGTLWMYLRQFKPDIYASETKVMQLVIVFVGIVVLSRFLRGISEYMAPIPAGTMLLATLLDPSAAIVAGVCMSIAVGVAAGNDAAFMVVSAISGTAAVYGISRVGHRSDLVRAGALVGLVSGLAGTAMALTMGTPFATAWKDVALGILNGSVISSFLAVGALAFFETLFNIMTPVKLLDLANPNHPLMSKLLIEAPGTYHHSVMVANLAEAAAEAVGANSLLARVGGYYHDIGKIKRPYFFIENQIGFQENPHDRVAPGLSTLIVTSHVKDGVDLARQYRLPERVIDFVREHHGTTLVSFFYSRAAEDEKTGDQVAEEDFRYEGPRPGSKETAIVMLADSVEAAVRSLVRPSPGRIETLIRRIVKDRLYDHQLDKCDLTLKDLDTISDTFMRALSGMFHARVGYPENLARGAGAPPSEGDETDGGTGGRPAEGTAGGADGSPPGKDGAELRDGDDQGGGQGV, translated from the coding sequence GTGTCCCTGCTCAGGTTGTTGCGAGAACCTGGCAGGATATACCCCGGCGGCCCGCGCGCCACGCTGCGGCGCTGGGTCTGGAGCGCGCTCGCGTTCGTCATCCTCACTATCGTGTTCCTCAACTCGATGACCCCGGAGCGCCTATCGCTCCAGGCCGGGAGGCCTGCCCCGAAGAACATCACCGCGACGAGGGACTTCGTCGATAGAGCGGCTACCGACAGACTCCGCGCGGAGAAGGTCGCCGAGGTCGCAGCGATATACGACGTCGACAGGCGAATCTCAGTCGAAGTAGAAAAGAACATCTCCGCGGTCTTCGACAAGGCGATTTCCCTTTCGGAAGACCACTACGCCCAGATTCAAAGGCGCGTCGAGGATTTCCGGAACGCGTCGGGCGTCAGCATCCCGCCGCTTTACGCCGAGGCGCTTCTACGCGCCGGATCCGAGAAGATAGCGGACGTCAAGGTCTCGGCAATAGGGGCTGCGAGAAAGGTGATGGACTCCGGAGTCCACGTCGACTCGTACTCCGCGAGCCTCGCCCAGGTTGACTACGAACTTCAGCAGTACAGGCTGCCCGAGGAATTCAAGTCCGTGGCCAGCGCGATCGTCAAGGGATACATCAGGCCGAACAGGTTCATCAACGAGGCGGAGACCGCCGCGCGCCGCAAGAGAGCGGCCGATTCAGTCCAGCCCGTCAAGGTGTTCAAGGACGACATCATAGTGAAGAAAAACGAGGTCGTGACCGAAGAGCACCTCAGGCTCATGAGGGAAGGCGGCATCTCGAGCGCCGGGATCGGTTTCAGGACCGTGGTGTCCTCCATCATCCTCTCACTCTTGCTGGTCGGCACGCTGTGGATGTATCTCCGGCAGTTCAAGCCGGATATATACGCGAGCGAGACCAAGGTAATGCAGCTCGTCATCGTGTTCGTGGGGATCGTGGTCCTTTCCAGGTTCCTGAGGGGTATCTCCGAGTATATGGCTCCGATCCCCGCCGGGACGATGCTCCTGGCCACCCTGCTCGACCCCAGCGCCGCGATAGTGGCCGGCGTGTGCATGAGTATTGCGGTCGGCGTGGCCGCGGGGAATGACGCGGCGTTCATGGTGGTGTCGGCCATATCCGGAACGGCGGCAGTTTACGGAATATCCCGGGTAGGTCACAGGTCGGACCTCGTCAGGGCAGGCGCGCTGGTCGGCCTCGTAAGCGGCCTGGCCGGCACGGCGATGGCGCTCACGATGGGTACACCGTTCGCCACCGCGTGGAAGGACGTCGCGCTCGGAATCCTCAACGGCAGCGTTATCTCGTCGTTCCTCGCAGTCGGGGCGCTGGCCTTTTTCGAGACGCTTTTCAACATAATGACACCGGTGAAGCTCCTGGACCTCGCGAACCCCAACCACCCGCTCATGTCAAAGCTCCTCATCGAAGCCCCCGGCACCTACCACCACAGCGTAATGGTGGCCAATCTGGCGGAGGCTGCGGCCGAGGCGGTCGGGGCGAATTCCCTCCTGGCACGAGTTGGCGGGTATTACCACGACATAGGCAAGATCAAGCGACCGTACTTCTTCATCGAAAACCAGATCGGCTTTCAGGAGAACCCGCACGACAGGGTGGCGCCTGGGCTGAGCACGCTGATCGTCACGTCGCACGTCAAGGACGGCGTCGACCTCGCGAGACAGTACCGGCTGCCGGAACGGGTGATCGATTTCGTCAGGGAGCACCACGGGACGACGCTGGTGTCGTTCTTCTACTCCAGGGCGGCGGAGGACGAAAAGACGGGGGATCAGGTGGCGGAGGAGGACTTCCGTTACGAAGGACCGCGCCCGGGGTCCAAGGAGACCGCGATAGTCATGCTGGCCGACAGCGTTGAGGCCGCCGTGCGTTCGCTGGTCAGGCCGTCGCCTGGAAGGATCGAAACGCTCATCAGGCGTATCGTCAAGGACCGCCTGTACGATCACCAGCTCGACAAGTGCGACCTGACTCTGAAAGACCTGGATACGATATCCGACACGTTCATGCGCGCGCTGAGCGGCATGTTCCATGCGAGGGTGGGTTATCCCGAAAACCTCGCCAGGGGCGCTGGTGCGCCGCCCTCCGAAGGGGATGAGACTGATGGAGGTACTGGTGGACGTCCTGCTGAGGGAACTGCCGGCGGGGCTGACGGAAGCCCGCCTGGAAAAGATGGCGCGGAACTGCGCGATGGCGACGATCAGGGCGGAGGGCAGGGAGTCTGA
- a CDS encoding diacylglycerol kinase family protein, with protein sequence MRTLGESFRNAFAGLRYVWLTERNMRIHLAMGLLALSLAYFGGVSITGLLFVVSATMVVVLSEAINTALEALVDLATHDFHPLAAKCKDVAAGAVLISAMYAIVVGLLVFLPEFDMVAANIAQAARTRPLALAAAVVCCAALGLQAAMKR encoded by the coding sequence ATGCGTACACTCGGGGAGAGTTTCAGAAACGCTTTCGCGGGGCTGCGGTACGTCTGGCTGACGGAGAGGAACATGAGGATCCACTTAGCCATGGGACTCCTCGCGCTGTCGCTCGCGTATTTCGGCGGGGTATCCATCACGGGACTGCTGTTCGTGGTGTCCGCGACCATGGTTGTAGTCCTCTCCGAGGCAATCAACACCGCGCTCGAAGCCCTGGTCGACCTCGCTACGCACGACTTCCACCCGCTGGCCGCGAAATGCAAGGACGTCGCGGCGGGGGCCGTGCTGATATCGGCGATGTACGCGATCGTGGTGGGGCTTCTCGTGTTCCTGCCGGAGTTCGATATGGTTGCGGCCAACATTGCACAGGCCGCCAGGACGAGGCCCCTGGCGCTGGCCGCGGCGGTGGTTTGCTGCGCAGCGCTGGGCCTCCAGGCGGCGATGAAGAGGTGA
- the ybeY gene encoding rRNA maturation RNase YbeY, giving the protein MATIRAEGRESEADELSVIFTGDDYMRELNLRYLGRDESTDVLAFSMLETTEDEPAVAAGPPLRMLGDVVVSVDTAATQAAEYSHTLERELALLVIHGTLHLLGYDDGDPAGATRMAETQDRVLAAAGF; this is encoded by the coding sequence ATGGCGACGATCAGGGCGGAGGGCAGGGAGTCTGAGGCCGACGAACTCAGCGTCATCTTCACCGGCGATGATTACATGAGGGAACTGAACCTGCGCTACCTCGGGAGGGACGAGTCCACCGACGTGCTCGCCTTCTCCATGCTCGAGACCACTGAGGACGAGCCCGCCGTGGCCGCCGGTCCACCCCTGCGGATGCTCGGCGACGTGGTCGTATCGGTCGATACGGCCGCCACGCAGGCTGCGGAGTACTCGCATACGCTTGAGCGCGAGCTCGCCCTTCTTGTGATCCACGGCACTCTTCACCTCCTGGGATACGACGACGGTGACCCCGCCGGCGCAACGAGGATGGCCGAGACGCAGGACCGCGTGCTCGCGGCCGCGGGGTTCTGA
- a CDS encoding histidine triad nucleotide-binding protein, which produces MADCPFCRIVRKEAPAEVLYEDDRVVAFRDRSPQAPVHYLVVPRKHIPSLADTNGVDKDLLGHTMMVVNKVAGMTGISEKGFRLVVNCKRQGGQTVSHLHLHVLGGRQMTWPPG; this is translated from the coding sequence CTGGCCGACTGTCCTTTCTGTAGAATTGTGAGAAAGGAAGCCCCAGCCGAGGTCCTGTACGAAGACGACCGGGTTGTCGCGTTCAGGGACCGTAGCCCCCAGGCGCCGGTGCACTACCTGGTTGTTCCCAGGAAGCACATCCCTTCTCTAGCTGATACGAACGGTGTTGACAAGGACCTACTGGGGCACACCATGATGGTGGTAAACAAGGTTGCCGGGATGACCGGCATCAGTGAGAAGGGGTTCAGGTTGGTAGTGAACTGTAAGAGACAGGGTGGACAGACGGTATCTCACCTCCATCTGCACGTGCTGGGCGGCCGCCAGATGACCTGGCCACCAGGCTAG
- a CDS encoding 30S ribosomal protein S21, translating to MAEIKVGKNETLDAALRRFKRQCQKAGVLAEVRRREHYEKPSVKRKKKSEAARKRKYR from the coding sequence GTGGCTGAAATTAAGGTTGGGAAGAACGAGACCCTCGACGCTGCCCTCAGGAGATTTAAGAGGCAGTGCCAGAAGGCCGGCGTGCTGGCCGAGGTCCGCAGGCGCGAGCACTACGAGAAGCCCAGTGTAAAGCGCAAGAAGAAGTCCGAGGCGGCCCGGAAGCGGAAGTACCGTTAA
- a CDS encoding D-alanine--D-alanine ligase, whose translation MIGKVRVGLIFGGRSGEHEVSLMSAASVFKFIDRDRFEVVPIGISKQGKWVLAGDAIRMLQRGVVENDDGVSVALVPEPNRNSLVRVDGAPFEAAGSIDVVFPMLHGTYGEDGTIQGLLDLADIPYVGSGVLASAAGMDKDVMKRLFREKGLPVVKHRVLMRHEFEADPEAVVRSLLESFRPPLFVKPANLGSSVGVTKVKHAADLEEALGKACQYDRKVLVEEGVENAREIECAVLGNDDPVASPPGEIVPSREFYDYTAKYLDPDTQLIVPADLPDAVVKGIQRISIEAFRCIDAAGLARVDFFVERDSNRIWLNEINTLPGFTSVSMYPKMIQATGISYTELVTRLIDLAIERHADRSRRVTTYRP comes from the coding sequence ATGATCGGGAAGGTACGCGTGGGTCTCATTTTCGGGGGCAGGTCCGGCGAGCACGAGGTATCGCTCATGTCCGCGGCCTCGGTATTCAAGTTCATCGACCGCGACAGGTTCGAGGTCGTGCCCATCGGTATCAGCAAGCAAGGCAAGTGGGTCCTGGCCGGCGACGCTATAAGGATGCTCCAGCGCGGGGTTGTTGAGAACGACGACGGGGTATCCGTGGCGCTCGTGCCCGAACCGAACAGGAATAGCCTCGTGCGCGTTGATGGTGCCCCGTTCGAGGCGGCCGGCAGTATCGACGTGGTCTTCCCGATGCTTCACGGTACCTACGGTGAGGACGGTACGATCCAGGGCTTGCTGGACCTCGCGGACATTCCCTACGTCGGCAGTGGTGTCCTGGCCTCAGCTGCCGGAATGGACAAGGACGTGATGAAGAGGCTGTTCAGGGAGAAAGGCCTTCCGGTCGTGAAGCACCGCGTGCTCATGAGGCACGAGTTCGAGGCAGACCCCGAAGCCGTCGTGCGGTCGCTTCTCGAGTCATTCCGCCCGCCCCTATTCGTGAAGCCGGCCAACCTGGGTTCCAGCGTCGGCGTGACCAAGGTCAAACATGCCGCTGACCTGGAGGAAGCCCTTGGGAAGGCCTGTCAGTATGACAGGAAGGTCCTGGTGGAGGAGGGCGTGGAGAATGCCCGCGAGATCGAATGCGCGGTGCTGGGCAATGACGACCCAGTTGCGTCGCCGCCGGGGGAGATAGTCCCATCACGGGAATTCTACGACTATACCGCCAAGTATCTCGACCCCGATACTCAACTGATCGTCCCCGCGGATCTGCCGGACGCCGTTGTGAAGGGTATTCAGAGGATTTCGATAGAGGCATTCAGGTGTATAGATGCGGCGGGACTCGCCAGAGTCGACTTCTTCGTCGAGCGCGACTCGAACAGGATCTGGCTCAACGAGATCAACACGCTCCCCGGGTTCACCAGCGTGAGCATGTATCCGAAGATGATACAGGCGACCGGGATTTCGTACACTGAACTGGTAACAAGGCTTATCGATCTCGCCATCGAGCGACACGCAGACCGGTCGCGGCGCGTGACGACATACAGGCCCTGA